A region of Mesoplodon densirostris isolate mMesDen1 chromosome 11, mMesDen1 primary haplotype, whole genome shotgun sequence DNA encodes the following proteins:
- the RAP1B gene encoding ras-related protein Rap-1b isoform X2 — MLEILDTAGTEQFTAMRDLYMKNGQGFALVYSITAQSTFNDLQDLREQILRVKDTDDVPMILVGNKCDLEDERVVGKEQGQNLARQWNNCAFLESSAKSKINVNEIFYDLVRQINRKTPVPGKARKKSSCQLL; from the exons ATGCTTGAAATCTTGGATACTGCAGGAACG GAACAATTTACAGCAATGAGGGATTTGTACATGAAAAACGGACAAGGCTTTGCATTAGTTTATTCCATCACAGCACAGTCCACATTTAATGATTTACAAGATCTGAGAGAACAGATTCTTCGAGTTAAAGACACTGATGAT GTTCCAATGATTCTGGTTGGTAATAAGTGTGACTTGGAAGATGAAAGAGTTGTAGGAAAGGAACAAGGTCAAAATTTAGCAAGACAATGGAACAACTGTGCATTCTTAGAATCCTctgcaaaatcaaaaataaatgttaatgag ATCTTTTATGACCTAGTGCGGCAAATTAACAGAAAAACTCCAGTGCCTGGGAAGGCCCGCAAAAAGTCGTCATGTCAGCTGCTTTAA